The stretch of DNA GATCGATCTGGGCGACGCGTTCCTGCCCCGTTTCCTCGACCTCGGCGACGTTGCCGTACTGGTCGAAGGCGACGCGGATGACGCGCGTGTCGGTCAGGCGCGGCTGGCGGAAGGCGAATTGCGCGGTACGGCGCGAGACGTAATACCAGTCTTCCTGGCCGAACTGTCCCCGGAACGTCGGTTCGCCCAACGTCGCGCGCACCGAATCGCGATTGTCCGTGCCCGGCGCGATCGACTGCGTCAGTTCCTGGTTGTAGATATACCCCGAATTGTCGCGGATGCCCGCGCAGGCGGCGAGCGAGGCAGCGGCGATGGCGATCACCGCGAAACGGCCGAAA from Sphingomicrobium sp. XHP0239 encodes:
- a CDS encoding outer membrane protein assembly factor BamE, producing the protein MTRFGRFAVIAIAAASLAACAGIRDNSGYIYNQELTQSIAPGTDNRDSVRATLGEPTFRGQFGQEDWYYVSRRTAQFAFRQPRLTDTRVIRVAFDQYGNVAEVEETGQERVAQIDPAGAETPTLGRQRSFFEELFGNIGQVGQPGLTPQQQ